The genomic window GCCAAGCATCGGGGCATTCATCAACGTGCGAGCCTAAAAATAGCGCCATGCGTAATTTTTTTCAAGTTCTGCCAGAAAATATAAATGCATGAGCATCGTGGTTTTTCGCAACGATTTGGACTAAGAGTGTTTGGTTAACGGCATCCCTGAAACGTCGTTAACAGCGGTGCTGGGCTTGTGCTGATCTGTTTCAGAGGCGGGCGAAAGCGCCCAGCGCCAAAGCACAGATTCGCCGAAGGGATACATCAAAAACCAGTGCTCGAGAACCGCAAGACTTAAAAGAGCGCTGACGAGAAGGTTGGCGCTGCGAAGGAAGGGGTCCACCGTGGCCATGGCCTGAGCGAGGAGCACAACGGCGGTAGCGGTCCCGATGGTCACCGAGAGGGGGAAAAGCAGGTTCATTGAAGCGCGGCGAGTATAGCTGTCAAGATACTGCAAATGCGCCGGGAACCAGTCGCTGTTGTAGTTCCGCACACCGAGAAACAGATTGAGTTTCGCGCTCCAGCGCATCAGCCAGAGGGAGATGCAGGTTGCGGCAGCAACCTGATTGGGGCCGTCACCGGCAAGGAGCACGACCAGTCCTACCATCGCGATGACGGAGACCTCGTGATACAGGCTCGTCTGCAATCCCAGCCAGAATCGTCGAGCCGTGCCCGCGCCTTCTGGGCAAGCGGTTTTTCGCGGCCCCGTGATGACACCCATGAGATAGGTCATCTCCAGCCACGCCCAGATGACAAGCCCCTGCCCGAAGCCGAGGAGGGCACCCGCGGCGGTGCGGTCTTCGCTGCGACCCGGAAGATACACCAGTGACAGCACCACCAAGCCCGTAACCAATAACAGACTGCTGCGCTGCCATTGCGGCCCGAGTCGGTTGAGAAGAAGCACCAGGCCCGTACTGATCCACCATGCGAGGGTGACCGTGCCCAGCGCTAGGAGATAATCAATCACCAGTTGTCGACAGAATCCGCGCTACTGTCCAGCGGGGCATCCATGAGAGCGGCGAACACCGCAATGTTTGTTGAACCAAAGGCTACGAGATCGATACTTTCCGCGGTAACGGGGTCTGCCAGTACCAGTCGTCCATCGTCGTAGCGCTTGAGTTCGAACATTGAGGCAATCCCGGAATCCAGTCCCCGGCGCTGGCGCACGAGGCTGCGCACGACGCCTCGGAGGAATGCACCTTCGCCGGAGGGGATGGTCGCGAGGGAACTCTTGCTGTGCCATTCGAAGACTTCCACGGCGCCGTCGGGCAGATCCCGGAACCCCAGCTCCCGCGTCTCGATGACCGCTGACTCGGGGGCCGAATCCATGGAGTAGCCCGTAAGCCGCGCGATGAGCGTAGCGGCAAGCACGGCCATAACGAACACCGCCAGGCCCGCAAGAAGAATACGCGAGCCCGAATCCATGGTGTTGGTTCGGGTGACCCTTTGTTCGGGTGTCATGGCTTCAGTCACGTGTCTTCCTCTGCCCGTGGATCAGGACGCGCCGAGGGCAGCGCCGTGATTACCCTGCCCATGGCCCGACACCGTGGTGCTCTCCTGGCCATCCGTGGATGTTGCACTGCTGACAACGCTTGCGAGGCTTTCCGCCAGGACATCGACATTCGCGATACTGCGCAGCGCAGGTTCCGTGGGATTGATACGCCAGCCGCGGACATTGGGCCAGAGCATCATGTAGGAGAGGCGTTTCTTCTGCTGTAGAGACAACACAACGTCGCCACTTCCGTCATCGTAACGCCGCATGTTTGCAGCCGTGACGATGGACAGCGGGATGTTCACCATCATGGGCATCGCCACGCCAAAACGCAGCACCAGACGCTTGTCCGTGAGGGTGTAGATCGTGGTGCGAGCATAGGCAAAAGCCAGGAGGGAGAGTATGCCTACTGCCAACACACCCAGCCCGAACATCCAGGCGCTCCCCAGTATGACTTCCGCGAGGGAGGCATTACCGGATGCCTGAACGGCCAGGTGCACAACAATGAGAACTGCAAAGTAGATGGCTACACTGCGCACATGAAAAACACGCCGCGCCATGGTTTTAAAGTCGGGTTCCCCCTGCCAGACGAGGGTCTCGTCTGACGGAAGGTAGTCCGGGAGACCCCGGATGGGCTCATCTTCGTATTCACCCACACTCATAGCACTGGCTCCATGCGTTCCGGAAGTGCATAGAGGTAGCCGCCGCCGTAGTAGGCGCCGATCTTGTCCTCTTCCTGCAGCGTGACAAAGTCAGGGTTGGCCGTGGTCGGAGCGTCGGCAAAATGCCTGCCGCATACTGACTTGGCAACGACGTCGCCGTTGGACTTGATGCGCGCGAAGGTCATGGGAATCATCACGCGACGTTCGCCGGCGGAGACTTCCAGATAGCGGATGCAGGGCTCGCTGAGGTCAATCCAGAGATCA from Congregibacter litoralis KT71 includes these protein-coding regions:
- the puhE gene encoding putative photosynthetic complex assembly protein PuhE, coding for MIDYLLALGTVTLAWWISTGLVLLLNRLGPQWQRSSLLLVTGLVVLSLVYLPGRSEDRTAAGALLGFGQGLVIWAWLEMTYLMGVITGPRKTACPEGAGTARRFWLGLQTSLYHEVSVIAMVGLVVLLAGDGPNQVAAATCISLWLMRWSAKLNLFLGVRNYNSDWFPAHLQYLDSYTRRASMNLLFPLSVTIGTATAVVLLAQAMATVDPFLRSANLLVSALLSLAVLEHWFLMYPFGESVLWRWALSPASETDQHKPSTAVNDVSGMPLTKHS
- the puhC gene encoding photosynthetic complex assembly protein PuhC; its protein translation is MTEAMTPEQRVTRTNTMDSGSRILLAGLAVFVMAVLAATLIARLTGYSMDSAPESAVIETRELGFRDLPDGAVEVFEWHSKSSLATIPSGEGAFLRGVVRSLVRQRRGLDSGIASMFELKRYDDGRLVLADPVTAESIDLVAFGSTNIAVFAALMDAPLDSSADSVDNW
- the puhB gene encoding photosynthetic complex putative assembly protein PuhB, producing MSVGEYEDEPIRGLPDYLPSDETLVWQGEPDFKTMARRVFHVRSVAIYFAVLIVVHLAVQASGNASLAEVILGSAWMFGLGVLAVGILSLLAFAYARTTIYTLTDKRLVLRFGVAMPMMVNIPLSIVTAANMRRYDDGSGDVVLSLQQKKRLSYMMLWPNVRGWRINPTEPALRSIANVDVLAESLASVVSSATSTDGQESTTVSGHGQGNHGAALGAS